Proteins encoded together in one Orcinus orca chromosome 13, mOrcOrc1.1, whole genome shotgun sequence window:
- the FOXI3 gene encoding forkhead box protein I3, with protein MLSPERRDQPRSPLAAAAAPHPPTVADMALYCGDNFGVYSQPGLSPGAAAPGAPPAARAPYGLADYAAPPAAAANPYLWLNGPAVGGPPAAAAYLGAPPPPPPPPPPGGAPGPFLQPPTASGTFACAQRPFAQPAAAAPASPAGPAAPGELSWLSMANREDLMKMVRPPYSYSALIAMAIQSAPERKLTLSHIYQFVADSFPFYQRSKAGWQNSIRHNLSLNDCFKKVPRDEDDPGKGNYWTLDPNCEKMFDNGNFRRKRKRRSEASSTPTVAVGTSKTEEGLSPGLGSGVGGKPEGDSSPALLRPSQSPEPPEGTKSTASSPGGSVLSSTPCLNSFFSSLGTLSVNSSGSTQRVLPGGRPLGIQGTQVPSSGAFPPSSVPEASPDTLQLSHSTSNGSSQRSSYYSPFPASTSGGPSSPFSTPFYNFSMVNSLIYPREGSEV; from the exons ATGCTCTCGCCCGAGCGGCGAGATCAGCCCCGCTCTcccctcgccgccgccgccgcgccgcaCCCGCCGACGGTCGCCGACATGGCTCTCTACTGCGGCGACAACTTCGGCGTGTACTCGCAGCCCGGCCTGTCCCCGGGCGCCGCCGCCCCGGGCGCCCCCCCGGCTGCCCGGGCGCCCTACGGTCTGGCCGACTATGCCGCGCCGCCGGCCGCAGCCGCCAACCCTTACCTGTGGCTCAACGGGCCGGCCGTGGGCGGTCCCCCTGCCGCCGCCGCGTACCTGggcgccccgccgccgccgccgccgccgccgccccccggGGGCGCGCCCGGGCCCTTCCTGCAGCCGCCGACCGCCTCCGGCACCTTCGCCTGCGCGCAGCGGCCCTTCGCGCAGCCCGCGGCCGCAGCGCCCGCCTCGCCCGCCGGGCCCGCGGCGCCCGGGGAGCTGAGCTGGCTGTCCATGGCCAACCGCGAGGACCTGATGAAGATGGTGCGGCCGCCCTACTCGTACTCGGCGCTCATCGCCATGGCCATCCAGAGCGCGCCCGAGCGCAAGCTCACGCTCAGCCATATCTACCAGTTCGTGGCCGACAGCTTCCCCTTCTACCAGCGCAGCAAGGCCGGCTGGCAGAACTCCATCCGCCACAACCTGTCGCTCAACGACTGCTTCAAGAAGGTGCCCCGCGACGAGGACGACCCAG GGAAAGGTAATTACTGGACCCTGGATccgaactgtgagaaaatgtttGACAACGGGAACTTCCGTCGGAAGCGAAAGCGCCGCTCGGAAGCCAGCAGCACCCCTACGGTGGCCGTGGGGACCTCGAAAACAGAAGAAGGGCTCTCCCCGGGACTGGGGTCTGGAGTGGGTGGGAAGCCGGAAGGAGACAGCTCCCCGGCGTTGCTGAGGCCCTCTCAGTCCCCAGAGCCTCCCGAGGGCACCAAGAGTACCGCCTCCTCCCCAGGAGGGTCCGTGCTCTCCTCCACCCCTTGCCTGAACAGCTTCTTCAGCAGCCTCGGCACGCTAAGTGTTAACAGCAGTGGGAGCACCCAGCGAGTGCTCCCCGGCGGCCGCCCCCTAGGGATCCAGGGGACCCAGGTGCCCTCGAGCGGCGCGTTCCCCCCCAGCTCCGTCCCGGAGGCCTCGCCAGACACCTTGCAGCTGAGTCACAGCACCAGCAATGGCAGCAGCCAGAGGTCTTCCTACTACAGCCCCTTCCCTGCCAGCACCAGCGGGGGACCAAGCAGCCCCTTCAGCACCCCTTTCTACAACTTCAGCATGGTCAACAGCCTCATCTACCCCCGGGAGGGCTCCGAGGTATAG